One segment of Eschrichtius robustus isolate mEscRob2 chromosome 3, mEscRob2.pri, whole genome shotgun sequence DNA contains the following:
- the VAMP3 gene encoding vesicle-associated membrane protein 3, which translates to MTTSAPAGSSAASGSSRRLQQTQNQVDEVVDIMRVNVDKVLERDQKLSELDDRADALQAGASQFETSAAKLKRKYWWKNCKMWGIGISVVVVIIIIIIVWSVSS; encoded by the exons AT GACTACAAGCGCACCTGCAGGGTCAAGTGCTGCCTCTGGCAGTAGTAGAAGACTTCAGCAGACACAGAATCAAGTGGATGAG GTGGTGGACATCATGAGGGTCAACGTGGATAAGGTGCTGGAAAGAGATCAGAAGCTCTCTGAGTTGGATGACCGTGCAGACGCGCTGCAGGCAGGGGCCTCCCAGTTTGAAACGAGCGCTGCCAAGCTGAAGAGAAAATACTGGTGGAAGAATTGCAAG ATGTGGGGGATAGGGATCAGCGTGgtcgtcgtcatcatcatcatcatcatcg TGTGGAGTGTTTCTTCCTGA